From one Trifolium pratense cultivar HEN17-A07 linkage group LG1, ARS_RC_1.1, whole genome shotgun sequence genomic stretch:
- the LOC123904153 gene encoding trihelix transcription factor PTL-like yields the protein MEDHHNNHGHHHQHHHHHHHQQSSYGSMTTDLRQLVNGTRSTHFPSIPATAEDFFPGHRNLTALLTNSQQTHHQNEQQQQYEMMMLSRGVVLEDFNNITTTAQHHHVIPPPTTTTTTASASVSTPETIGCIGGDASTGRWPRQETLTLLEIRSRLDPKFKEANQKGPLWDEVSRIMCEEHGYQRSGKKCREKFENLYKYYKKTKEGKAGRHDGKHYRFFRQLEALYGENSNQTSLPETNFVSFNNFQNPSKNTNQDNNSLSLTNSTDFDTSSSDDENDEKGKRKSSGRRSWKVKIKEFIDSQMKKLVEKQEDWLSKLVKTLEEKENERVLREEEWRKQEVKRVEKEQKFWSKERAWIEARDAALMEALKNIGGREMKVENEAHDHHKDINVINEAEIHQNNFENQNEDGSEILNSNVRGDSSKEGNKKRKENFYFNNNEQCSMYNQGSSYCDDQREEIVKLQRNDHGSSPSDSNVGNVANGDTCYPFLLNEGGNLWENFGLKINKSNQNL from the exons ATGGAGGACCACCATAACAATCATGGTCATCACCACcaacatcaccatcatcatcatcatcaacaatcatcataTGGAAGCATGACAACTGATCTAAGACAACTAGTAAACGGAACAAGATCAACCCATTTTCCATCAATACCGGCTACCGCGGAGGATTTTTTCCCCGGTCACCGGAATCTAACTGCTTTGTTAACTAATTCTCAACAAACACATCATCAAAACGAACAACAGCAACAATATGAGATGATGATGTTGAGTCGTGGTGTAGTACTTGAAgatttcaataacatcaccacgaCTGCTCAACATCATCATGTTATACCACCACCGACGACGACAACAACAACTGCTAGTGCTAGTGTTTCAACACCGGAGACCATAGGATGTATTGGTGGAGATGCATCCACCGGAAGATGGCCCAGACAAGAAACTCTTACTCTTCTTGAGATCAGATCTCGTCTTGACCCTAAATTTAAAGAAGCTAATCAAAAGGGTCCTTTATGGGATGAAGTCTCTAG GATAATGTGTGAAGAGCATGGATATCAAAGGAGTGGAAAAAAGTGCAGGGAGAAATTTGAGAACTTATACAAGTATTACAAGAAGACAAAAGAAGGTAAAGCAGGAAGACATGATGGGAAACATTACAGATTCTTTCGTCAACTTGAAGCTTTATATGGTGAAAACAGTAACCAAACTTCTCTACCAGAAACCAATTTTGTCAGCTTCAACAATTTCCAAAACCCCtcaaaaaatacaaatcaaGACAATAATAGTCTCAGTCTCACTAACTCAACTGACTTTGACACTTCATCTTCTGATGATGAGAATGATGAGAAGGGAAAGAGGAAAAGTAGTGGAAGGAGAAGTTGGAAGGTTAAGATAAAAGAGTTTATTGATTCACAAATGAAGAAGCTTGTTGAGAAACAAGAAGATTGGTTGAGTAAGCTTGTGAAGACACTTGAGGAGAAGGAAAATGAGAGGGTTTTAAGAGAAGAAGAGTGGAGGAAACAAGAGGTGAAAAGGGTagaaaaggaacaaaagtttTGGAGTAAAGAGAGAGCATGGATTGAAGCAAGAGATGCTGCTTTAATGGAAGCTTTGAAGAATATAGGAGGAAGGGAAATGAAGGTTGAAAATGAAGCTCATGATCATCATAAGGATATAAATGTAATAAATGAAGCTGAGATTCATCAAAATAACTTTGAGAATCAAAATGAAGATGGGAGTGAAATCTTGAATAGTAATGTGAGAGGAGATTCTTCAAAAGAAGGAAACAAGAAGAGAAAGGAGAATTTTTACTTCAACAATAATGAACAATGTTCTATGTATAATCAAGGAAGTAGTTATTGTGATGATCAAAGAGAggagattgtgaagctacaaaGGAATGATCATGGTTCTTCACCTTCTGATTCTAATGTTGGAAATGTTGCTAATGGTGATACTTGTTATCCTTTCTTGCTTAATGAGGGTGGAAATTTGTGGGAGAATTTTGGCTTGAAAATcaataaatcaaaccaaaacCTTTGA
- the LOC123904161 gene encoding fructose-bisphosphate aldolase 6, cytosolic-like: MSSFKSKYEDELIANAAYIGSPGKGILAADESTGTIGKRFANIKVENNESNRRVLRELLFTAPGCLECLSGVILFEETLYQKTAAGVPFVEVLKKGGVLPGIKVDKGTVELPGTNGETTTQGLDDLGQRCKKYYEAGARFAKWRAVLKIGPNEPSPLSIHENAYGLARYAVICQENGLVPIVEPEILVDGSHDIAKCADVTERVLAACYKALSDHHVLLEGTLLKPNMVTPGSDAPKVAAEVIAQHTVRALLRTVPAAVPAIVFLSGGQSEEEASVNLNAMNKLQGKKPWSLTFSYGRALQQSTLKAWGGKDENIAKAQAALLVRCKANSEATLGKYQGNANLGDGASESLHVKDYKY; this comes from the exons ATGTCTTCTTTCAAGAGCAAATATGAAG ATGAACTCATTGCCAATGCTGCTTACATTGGCTCTCCTGGAAAGGGTATCCTTGCTGCTGATGAATCTACCGGCACAATAGGAAAGCGATTTGCCAACATCAAAGTTGAGAATAATGAATCAAACCGGCGTGTTCTTCGTGAACTCCTATTCACTGCCCCTGGTTGTTTAGAGTGCCTCAGTGGTGTTATCTTGTTCGAAGAAACACTATACCAAAAGACTGCTGCAG GAGTACCCTTTGTGGAGGTTTTGAAGAAAGGCGGAGTTCTTCCCGGTATTAAGGTTGACAAGGGAACCGTTGAACTTCCAGGCACAAACGGAGAAACTACAACTCAAGGTTTAGATGACCTTGGCCAGAGGTGCAAGAAGTACTATGAAGCTGGTGCAAGGTTCGCTAAATGGCGTGCCGTGCTAAAGATCGGTCCTAATGAACCATCTCCATTGTCAATCCACGAAAACGCATACGGTTTAGCTCGTTATGCAGTCATATGCCAAGAAAACGGGTTGGTTCCTATTGTTGAGCCTGAGATTCTTGTTGATGGATCACACGATATCGCAAAATGCGCTGATGTAACAGAACGTGTTCTCGCGGCATGTTACAAGGCATTAAGTGACCATCATGTTCTTCTTGAAGGCACTCTTTTGAAACCTAATATGGTCACACCAGGATCAGATGCACCAAAAGTTGCTGCTGAGGTTATAGCCCAACACACCGTCCGAGCTTTGTTGCGAACCGTTCCAGCCGCTGTTCCTGCTATAGTTTTCTTGTCTGGTGGACAAAGTGAAGAGGAAGCAAGTGTTAACCTTAATGCAATGAACAAACTTCAGGGAAAGAAGCCTTGGAGTCTCACATTCTCTTATGGAAGGGCACTTCAGCAGAGTACTCTTAAGGCTTGGGGTGGAAAAGACGAAAATATCGCTAAGGCTCAAGCTGCATTGCTTGTTAGGTGTAAGGCAAATTCAGAAGCAACTCTTGGAAAATATCAAGGTAATGCTAACCTTGGTGATGGTGCTTCAGAGTCTCTTCATGTTAAGGATTACAAATACTGA